One Stigmatopora argus isolate UIUO_Sarg chromosome 20, RoL_Sarg_1.0, whole genome shotgun sequence genomic region harbors:
- the LOC144065889 gene encoding uncharacterized protein LOC144065889 isoform X3, whose translation MARTTQTAENFQGGLCGVTLEPSYHSTLGKIMHARVVLHRLEGFRNDLGADEHESVDLEGEVELPQIKEEEPEFPQQQMGDEQRPIKGEEDHFSWSLGEFVKREDVLGVASGGAEPANTGTWPLIKEEEPEFPQQCKREEQPPIKNEECVKWSTGEPFKSEDDLGAANIGAELLSGSSTEGWRAENLIAPLSGGNDLLFDDDDVEDVKKNPSGDKFCKCFQCGKTFGKKSSLKTHMRSHTGEKPLSCTVCGKTFTQKGHLISHARTHTGEKPFLCSVCGKRFTRKGHLISHARTHTGEKPFSCSVCGKAFSLKHHLEDHTRTHTGEKPFSCSVCGKAFSHNEYLKIHIRTHTGEKPFSCSVCGKAFSLNESLKIHIRTHTGEKPFSCSVCGQRFTRKGDLISHARTHTGEKPFSCSVCGKTFTQKGHLNRHARTHTGEKPFSCSVCGQRFTQKGDLISHARTHTGEKTFSCSVCGKTFKRKGSVTIHTRTHTGEKPFSCSVCGKTFTEKRNLKIHIRTHTGKKPFSCSVCGQAYSRKRYLKKHLLTHTGEQCFPAQSVATDSLQ comes from the exons ATGGCGAGAACAACACAGACTGCGGAAAACTTCCAGGGGGGACTTTGTGGCGTCACATTGGAGCCTTCGTATCACTCGACTCTTGGGAAAATCATGCATGCCAGagttgttcttcacagactagaag gtttcagaaatgatcttggtgctgatgagcatgagtctgttgaccttgaaggggaagttgagctcccccaaatcaaagaggaggagccagagttccctcaacaacaaatgggagacgagcaacgtccaatcaaaggggaggaagatcatttctcctggtcacttggtgagttcgtgaagagggaagatgttctgggcgtggccagtggaggggcggaacctgcaaacacaggaacatggcccctaattaaagaggaggagccagagttccctcaacagtgcaaaagagaagagcaacctccaatcaaaaacgaggaatgtgtcaaatggtcaactggtgagcctttcaagagtgaagatgatctgggcgcggccaacataggggcggagcttctgagcggcagctcaacagaaggatggcgagcagaaaatttaattgctcctttatcaggtggcaacgacttgctttttgacgatgatgatgttgaagatgttaagaaaaatcccagtggtgacaaattttgcaaatgctttcagtgtgggaaaacttttgggaaaaagtcttctttgaaaacacatatgaggagccacactggggagaaacccttatcatgtacagtttgtggtaaaacatttacacagaagggacacttaattagtcatgcaagaacacacacaggcgaaaaaccatttttgtgttcagtttgcggtaaaagattcacacggaagggacacttaattagtcatgcaagaacccacactggtgaaaaaccattttcgtgttcagtttgcggtaaagccttttctctaaagcaccacttagaagaccacacaagaacccacactggcgaaaaaccattttcctgctcagtttgcggtaaagccttttctcacaatgaatacttaaaaatccacataagaacccacactggtgaaaaaccattttcgtgttcagtttgcggtaaagccttttctctcaatgaatccttaaaaatccacataagaacccacactggtgaaaaaccattttcgtgttcagtttgtggtcaaagattcacacggaagggagacttaattagtcatgcaagaacccacacgggtgaaaaaccattttcgtgttcagtttgtggtaaaacatttacacagaagggacacttaaatagacatgcaagaacacacacaggcgaaaagccattttcgtgttcagtttgtggtcaaagattcacacagaaaggagacttaattagtcatgcaagaacccacacgggtgaaaaaacattttcgtgttcagtttgtggtaaaacatttaaacggaagggaagtgtaacaatacacacaagaacccacactggtgaaaaaccattttcatgttcagtttgtggtaaaacatttacagagaagagaaatttaaaaatccacataagaacccacactggcaaaaaaccattttcctgctcagtttgtggtcaagcctattctcgaaagagatatttaaaaaaacacttattaacccacactggagaacaatgttttcctgctcagtctgtggc